Proteins encoded within one genomic window of Rhinoderma darwinii isolate aRhiDar2 chromosome 5, aRhiDar2.hap1, whole genome shotgun sequence:
- the SLC30A8 gene encoding proton-coupled zinc antiporter SLC30A8, whose product MKGLEKAYLVSEKATKMYSLTSDSGEQENYNKEKHQDEETIIPYHCHNNNTKAYDARQKEQNTARKKLYIAAAICLAFIVAEIAGGYIAGSLAVVADAAHLFVDLSSFLISLCSLWLSSKPATQRLTYGWYRAEIVGALLSMVTIWVVTGVLVYLACERILNPDYTIDGAVMLMTSACALGANIVLALVLHNTGHGHSHSGGQHQHMAPDYKPQTNASIRAAFIHVIGDLFQSISVLISALTIYFKPQYKIADPICTFIFSIFVLATTITILRDVLLVLMEGVPRGINYSVVKQSILAVNGVKSVHSLHLMALTMNQVILSVHVATDTSEDSMRILKDITRNIFENFPFHSVTIQVEPVEEQNPECMFCYEPVE is encoded by the exons TGGAGAACAAGAAAACTATAATAAGGAGAAACATCAAGATGAAGAGACCATCATCCCGTACCACTGCCACAACAACAACACAAAGGCTTATGATGCCAGGCAGAAAGAGCAAAACACGGCCAGAAAGAAACTGTACATCGCAGCTGCTATTTGCCTGGCATTTATTGTGGCAGAAATTGCAG GTGGTTACATTGCAGGAAGCCTGGCTGTTGTAGCCGATGCTGCGCACCTATTTGTGGATCTTTCTAGTTTTTTAATTAGTCTCTGCTCCCTGTGGCTTTCATCAAAGCCAGCAACGCAAAGACTCACCTATGGCTGGTACAGAGCAG aaaTTGTTGGTGCCTTGTTATCCATGGTCACCATATGGGTGGTGACAGGAGTTCTGGTATATCTGGCTTGTGAGAGAATACTCAATCCTGATTACACCATTGATGGCGCTGTTATGCTTATGACATCTGCCTGTGCATTAGGTGCCAATATAGT CTTGGCCTTGGTCCTGCATAATACAGGACATGGTCACAGTCACTCAGGAGGTCAACATCAACATATGGCACCTGACTACAAGCCTCAGACGAATGCCAGTATACGTGCAGCCTTCATCCATGTCATAGGAGACTTGTTTCAGAGCATCAGCGTGCTCATTAGTGCACTCACCATATATTTCAAG cCACAGTACAAGATAGCTGACCCAATTTGCACATTTATATTCTCCATTTTTGTGCTAGCCACAACAATTACTATTCTGCGAGATGTTCTACTTGTGCTAATGGAAG GAGTCCCACGTGGGATTAATTACAGTGTTGTAAAGCAGAGTATTCTTGCAGTGAATGGGGTTAAATCGGTACACAGCTTACATCTCATGGCTTTAACAATGAACCAAGTCATCCTATCAGTTCATGTTGCCACAG acACCTCAGAAGATTCTATGAGAATTTTGAAGGATATTACGAGAAACATATTTGAAAACTTTCCCTTCCATTCAGTCACCATTCAAGTTGAACCAGTGGAAGAACAGAATCCTGAGTGTATGTTTTGCTATGAGCCAGTTGAATAA